The sequence TGGCCAGTTGGCCGACCTCAAAATTTGCTAATGCTGTGGACTGCCAGAGTATCTGCAACTTCTCCATGGTCTCAGTTACCCCAATGTCATCAGGGGCTGACCGGATTGCACCGCGTCCCCTTCACCGACCAACACTTCTGCCACCACACCATCATGGGCTGCACGCACTTCGGTTTCCATCTTCATGGCTTCCATGATCAGCACCACATCCCCCTTACTGACTTGCTCGCCGGGTTTGGCCAACAGCTTAAAGATATTGCCGGCCAGTGGCGCATTGAGGGTTTCGGTACCATCAACGCTGGTTTTCTGCGGTTGCTGCTTGTCGGCCTGAGGCGCCTCGGAAATATCCGTCAGCTCGCCGCTTTCTGCCACTTCAACGCTGAAGACCTTACCGTCAACCCGCACCGAGTATGTAGCCGGGCCTTTTTTTGCGCTACCGGAAGATGTCGGCGTGCTGGTCTGAGTACTGCCATCGGGAGCCGGCTCAAAGGCATCAGGGTTACCTCTGTTCTGCAGAAACTTGAGGCCTATTTGCGGGAATAAAGCATAAGTGAGCACATCATCAACTGTGTCTTTGGCAAGCTCAATATCTTCCTCTTTCGCCACATCCTTAAGCTCTTTGCTGAGCTTGTCCATTTCATCATCGATTAAATCCGCCGGACGACAGGTGATTGGCTCACCACCTTCGAGGACTCTGGTTTGTAGCTCTTTGTTTACCGGTGCGGCTGTCGCACCGTATTCGCCTTTAAGCACCGCGGCGGTCTCTTTGGTAATGCTCTTATAGCGCTCACCGGTAAGCACATTTAGTACTGACTGACTACCGACAATCTGGGAGGTAGGTGTCACCAGCGGAATAAAACCAAGATCTTCCCGTACTGAGGGAATTTCCTTTAACACTTCGTCCATTTTGTCTTCAGCGCCCTGTTCTCGCAGCTGATTTTCCATATTCGTCAGCATACCGCCGGGTACCTGCGCAATAAGAATACGTGAATCCACTCCCTTCAGGCTGCCTTCAAATTTGGCATACTTTTTCCGCACTTCGCGAAAATAAGCGGCGATCTCTTCGAGCTTGATCAGATCCAGCCCGGTATCCCTTTCAGTGTCTTCCACCATAGCGACGATAGTTTCGGTAGCCGAATGGCCATAGGTCATGCTCATAGAGGAGATTGAGGTATCCAGCATATCAATACCGGCATCAATGGCTTTTTGATAAGTGGCTGTGCTTAAACCCGTAGTGGCATGGCATTGCATAGTGATCGGCACTGCTACGGCTTCTTTAAGCTTAGTAATCAGTTCTTCGCAGGTGTAGGGTTTAAGCAGACCGGCCATATCCTTAATACAGATGGAGTGCACCCCCATATCCTCAATCTGGCGGGCCATATTGATCCACATATCCATAGTATGTACGGGGCTGACGGTGTACGACAGCGTACCCTGCGCATGGGCACCCACTTCCACCGCAGACTTGACTGCAGTTTGCAAATTACGTACATCGTTCATGGCATCGAAAATGCGAAACACATCCACACCATTAGTGTGTGCCCGCTCAACAAACTT comes from Lacimicrobium alkaliphilum and encodes:
- the oadA gene encoding sodium-extruding oxaloacetate decarboxylase subunit alpha, with product MSNPLAITDVVLRDGHQSLLATRMRLDDMLPIAEKLDAIGYWSLETWGGATFDACIRYLGEDPWDRIRQLKKAMPNTKQQMLLRGQNLLGYRHYADDVVRKFVERAHTNGVDVFRIFDAMNDVRNLQTAVKSAVEVGAHAQGTLSYTVSPVHTMDMWINMARQIEDMGVHSICIKDMAGLLKPYTCEELITKLKEAVAVPITMQCHATTGLSTATYQKAIDAGIDMLDTSISSMSMTYGHSATETIVAMVEDTERDTGLDLIKLEEIAAYFREVRKKYAKFEGSLKGVDSRILIAQVPGGMLTNMENQLREQGAEDKMDEVLKEIPSVREDLGFIPLVTPTSQIVGSQSVLNVLTGERYKSITKETAAVLKGEYGATAAPVNKELQTRVLEGGEPITCRPADLIDDEMDKLSKELKDVAKEEDIELAKDTVDDVLTYALFPQIGLKFLQNRGNPDAFEPAPDGSTQTSTPTSSGSAKKGPATYSVRVDGKVFSVEVAESGELTDISEAPQADKQQPQKTSVDGTETLNAPLAGNIFKLLAKPGEQVSKGDVVLIMEAMKMETEVRAAHDGVVAEVLVGEGDAVQSGQPLMTLG